The following proteins are co-located in the Triticum aestivum cultivar Chinese Spring chromosome 1A, IWGSC CS RefSeq v2.1, whole genome shotgun sequence genome:
- the LOC123151962 gene encoding immediate early response 3-interacting protein 1, with the protein MGLWSFLEGVLLIANALAILNEDRFLSPRGWSFADARGVQGANTFKGQMIGLIYAAQYMRFPLILLNGITILVKFVSF; encoded by the coding sequence ATGGGGCTGTGGTCATTTCTTGAGGGTGTCCTGCTTATTGCTAACGCTTTGGCAATATTAAATGAAGACCGTTTCCTTTCTCCCAGAGGATGGAGCTTCGCTGACGCTAGAGGCGTGCAGGGAGCAAACACCTTCAAAGGACAGATGATTGGCCTCATATACGCAGCTCAATACATGAGATTTCCATTGATCCTTCTTAATGGAATCACTATACTTGTGAAGTTTGTTTCATTCTGA